CTTGCCGAAGAGATCCGGGAGGAGCTGATCGCCACGGTATCGAAAACCGGCGGTCATTTGGCCACCAACCTCGGTTCGGTAGAGTTTACGATTGCCCTGCATTACGTGTTCGACTGCCCGCGCGACAAATTCGTCTGGGATGTCGGGCATCAGGTCTACCCCCACAAGTTGCTGACGGGACGGCGGGAATCGTTCGGCACAATTCGCCAGAACGATGGTCTCTCCGGATTCACGAAACAGACCGAATCCGAGTACGACTGCTATGGAGCGGGGCATGCCTCGACTTCGATTTCAGCCGCCCTTGGACTGGCGGCGGCGCGTGACCATGCCGGATTGGATCACAAGGTGGTTGCGATTATCGGCGACGGCTCCATGACCGGTGGTCTCGCTTTTGAGGGACTAAACAATGCCGGATCGTCCAAACGCGATCTACTGGTTATTCTCAACGATAATCATTGGTCGATTTCGAAAAACGTGGGGGCGCTGTCGAAATATCTGACCTCGATCATGGTGGACGAGAAATTCAATCGTTTGCGTGATGAAATCTGGGAGCTTACAGGTCGTTTCAAACGGCGCGATAAAATCCGGGCCACGATCTCACACCTGGAGAAATCACTCAAGGGATTTCTTGCCCCGGGGATGGTATTCCAGAGTTTGGGGTTTCGGTATTTCGGCCCGATTGACGGTCATGACCTGCCGCTGGTGATCCGAACACTGGAGAGTATCAAACATCTTAGCGGACCGATCATGTTGCATCTGGCGACGGTCAAGGGGAAAGGGTATCAACCGGCCGAAGGTGATCCGACCAAGTTCCACGGTGTAGGTAAGTTCGATAAAGTGACCGGCAAACCAACCGGAAAAACATCTTCATTGCCGTCATACACGAACGTCTTCGGTGACATGTTGGCCGAGTTGGCTGAAAAGAACGAAAGAATCGTGGCCATCACGGCCGCCATGACGACCGGCACCGGGCTGGTGAAGTTTTCCGAAAAATTCCCGGATCGTTTATACGATGTCGGTATTGCCGAGGGCCATGCCGGTTGTTTTGCGGCAGGGCTGGCTACCGGAGGGATGAGACCCTATT
This is a stretch of genomic DNA from Candidatus Zixiibacteriota bacterium. It encodes these proteins:
- the dxs gene encoding 1-deoxy-D-xylulose-5-phosphate synthase; translation: MKYLPFIENPSDLKRLSEEELTVLAEEIREELIATVSKTGGHLATNLGSVEFTIALHYVFDCPRDKFVWDVGHQVYPHKLLTGRRESFGTIRQNDGLSGFTKQTESEYDCYGAGHASTSISAALGLAAARDHAGLDHKVVAIIGDGSMTGGLAFEGLNNAGSSKRDLLVILNDNHWSISKNVGALSKYLTSIMVDEKFNRLRDEIWELTGRFKRRDKIRATISHLEKSLKGFLAPGMVFQSLGFRYFGPIDGHDLPLVIRTLESIKHLSGPIMLHLATVKGKGYQPAEGDPTKFHGVGKFDKVTGKPTGKTSSLPSYTNVFGDMLAELAEKNERIVAITAAMTTGTGLVKFSEKFPDRLYDVGIAEGHAGCFAAGLATGGMRPYLTIYSTFMQRALDQLIHDIALQKLPVVICMDRAGLVGADGPTHHGVFDLSLFNSVPNLTVAAPRDGNELRSMLYYTATNDLTGPVAIRYPRANVPTPIEDKVEEIRWGRWTELTESKDIVIIGVGTMVTEALAAADLLKAEGIETAVVNARFIKPLDVDLLDELRGRCRVIVTIEENSLVGGFGSSVADYLLEAGYSGRFKAMGIPDKFITHGDRTTLLRAIELDARGIVDTVKRLAASVPSDEEEKPSSVRLQPEAKTKGDAYHSAVQDEKGRS